From the Juglans microcarpa x Juglans regia isolate MS1-56 chromosome 3D, Jm3101_v1.0, whole genome shotgun sequence genome, the window tgaaatttaaagtCCTCTCCTAAACCACCCCACAGAAAATCTCTTTGAAGCTTCTGAAGTCTACCGGCCACACTTGCCGGTATAGggaataaagacaagaaataggTGGGTAGGTTAGAAAGTGTACTCTTGATCAACGTCATCCGGCCCCTTTTCGacaagtacattctcttccaacctgccaatctcctttctattttttcaatcaccGTATCCCATATCGTGCAAGTCCTTGAATTTATACCCTACGGTAGTCCCAGGTACATCATCGGAAGAGACGCTATCTTACAACCCAATATCCCTGCCAACTCTCGGACATTCTGGACTCCTCCAATCGGCACCAACTCGGATTTATCATAGTTCACTTTTAAGTTAGACACAGCTTCAAAATAAAGAAGCAACGCCTTCACAGCACGCAACTGATCGGGATTGTCCTCACACATAATaagcgtatcatctgcaaacaacaaatgagaaatagtaGTAATACCCCTACTCGAGGATCCAACCTGAAAACCATTTACAAAACCATTAGCCACCAAAGCCGAGATCATCCTGCTTAGTGCCTCCATCACAATGACAAAAAGTAGGGGAGAtaacggatccccttgtctcaggCCACGAGAACTCGCAAAAAAACCTTCTGGGCTGCCATTGATCAATATAAAGAATCTTGTCGTGGAAATATACTAGCTGATCCATGAcctccatctctccccaaaaccacacttATCCAgtaaaaacagaagaaaatcccaattaacatgatcatacgccttttccatatctaacttgCACAGAATCCCTGAACTCCCAGCCTTCAATCTACTGTCtagacattcattagcaataagaacCGCATCAAGAATCTGTCTACCATTTACAAAAGTATTTTGAGGCTTAGTAACAATCTTCCCCAACACCACACTCAACCGATTAGCTAGTACTTTAGAAATAATCTTGTAGACTCCATTCACCAGACTAATAGGCCAATAATCCGTAATCTCACACGCCCCCACCTTTTTAGGTATTAAAGCAAGGAGAGTGCTgttaagacttttctcaaatttcccaaCCGAGTACAactcctgaaacaccttcataAGATCATCTTTTATCACCTCCCAACAATCTTGGAAAAACcccatagagaaaccatcagGTCCGGGGGCATTATCTTTTACCATATTCCTTACTACATCATACACCTCGTTCTCCTCAAAAGCCCTCTCCATCCTAGCTACATCTCCCGTCTCAATGGTGTCAAAAACCAACCCATCAAGAGTAGGCCTCCACCCCACCTGCTCAGTAAGGAGCTTCTCAAAGAAATCAGTAACATGATCTTTAATAACTTCCTCTTCCCTACACTCCACCCCTTCAATTTTCAGTACCTTTATGTTATTGTTTCTTCTATGCGAGTTTGCAATGCAATGGAAAAACTTCGTACTCCGATCCCCTTCCTTTAACTATAATGCTCTTGACTTTTGACACCAAGACATATCTTCTTGTAAAATAATTCTCTCAAGATCTGAGACCAACACAGTTCTTTGTGATTGATCCTCCTCAGAAAGTGGCCTCCCATCTTGAAGTCTATCTAACTCCTGAATCTCCAACCACTTGatatttttgttctctcttatgTCTCCAAACGACTGTTTATTCCACTCCTTCAGGTATCTTTTTAAGGCATTCATCTTGTTCGCAAAAATGAAACTAGGTGTACCATTGAACTGATAAGAAATCCACCATTGTTTAACCCTCTCCACAAAACCTTCTGAtttcaaccacatattctcgAACTTAAAGTATCGTCTCCCACTATGAATGCCTCCGCAATCTAGCAAAATAGGCCAGTGATCCGAATTTAAGCGTACCAAACGCTTTTGCCATACCTCAGGAAAATGGCTTTCCCACTCAGGTGAAATTAAAAAGCGATCCAAGCGAGATCAAGTCTGGTTATTTGACCATGTGGCAGGGCCCCCTGCAAGAGGAAGGTCTATCAAATTCAAGTCAAACATACACTCAGAGAACTCCAAACTTGCAggcttcattcttcttcttctgaagctTTCACTTAGAAATCTCACAACATTGAAATCACTCCCAATACACCATGGAAGATCCCACCAACTATGTACTCCTGCTAGGTCATCCCACAATAATCCTCTGTCAGCGTCTAGATTAGGACCATAgacacctgcaaaagcccatAAGAAATTATCGAACACACTTTTAAAGGAGCACGCTATCATATATTTCCCTATAAATTCTTCCAAtttctccaccaccctcctatCTCACATCACCACAATTTCTCCCGATGCCCCTATAGAGGCCAAGTAAACCCAATCCACATGAACACCACTCCATAAACTTCACACAATCTTTCTATCTATCATTTTCAACTTCGTCTCCTGTAAACACACAATGTCCGCTTTCCACTCACAAAGCAAGTGTTGAACCCGGTGGCGCTTATCTACCTCGTTAAGCCTACGCACATTTCAACACacaatcttaggcttcatttggGAACAGCCAATCCCTTCCCTTTTACCCTACTCCTATTGGAACTTCCCTCCGACTTCATCGACCACGCCAATTTTTTCAGCTCCCGATTCTTCTTCGAATcccctttccttttttgttgATGTCCAACTTCCATAGTAGTTAACAGTGCTATGAACTGCTCTTCATACCTTTCACAATTAATCCCCATGTAATGTTGGATCTCTTTCACCTTATTTATGACCCAATCTAAGGCTTGGGTTGGATAGTACTAGTTTAATGGAATAGGAACCCCCCTCCTATCAATCTGAAAATTCTGGAACACTTCGCCCGCCGAAATCCCTTACAAGCCCACCTGATCACGCACCTGAGGGAGAAAAAATTCATCCTCCACCGAATGCAAAAGCTGGTCACACGACTCAGGGAGAAACAACTCATCCTCCACCGAATGCATAAAGTCAACCGAACCATCCTCCTCCTCAGCCACCTCTAAATCCTCATACAACTTGATAGACAAGTTCGCCGTAGCAAGACCTGCGTCTCCTCCAACCATCGGCGACGTCTGAGCTTCCTTTGGGGGAGAGAAACGCGATCCGAACTCCACTAGTGCCTTTTGCGCACAGCACACCGGCGGCCCATCATCGGTGACCCCATCCCCTTCGTCGGCGCCGTCTGTGCAACCTTCACCTGATCCTTCGTCGACGGCACACTTTCCAGCACAAAGCCGAGACTTTGTAACTCGGCAGGACACGCAGGTTTGGGGCTCACGATGTCTCGTGGACCTTCCATGGACTGGGGTAGGCTCGCCCCGAACCCAGGCCCATCACAATGGGCCTTGGGCTTAGACGGCCCAGCCCCATCACAAGGGCCTGAGCTTGACGAAGACTTCAAACTGGCCTTAGACCGAAAATGCTCACCCGTCTGACGCCAAAAACCCCGACCCTTACCAACTTTAATTCTCAGCTGGGTCTCATTGTGGGCTTTTCTAAGCCCATCACCCATAACCTTTCGTTTGCCTTTTAAATTCCTCTTTTCATCTCTTACCTTAAACAGACTGCCAACCTCAAGTACTTCAGCCATGTCCTTCTGCAGCATCCGTAACTGCCCTTGTACCTCCAGCAGCGTCCTACGTACCTCCCATACGTCCTGACATGCCACAGAACTTCTGCCAAGTGAATGGCTCAACACACCATATTGCTTCGACGGAGCTTCACGACACCCAACTCCCCTGACAGTGCCCCTCCAGCCACCGTCACCCTTCCTCACCACGTTCGGCATCGTCGAAGAGAGTGCCTCCTTATACGACCGTGTTTGGTGCCTCATCTCCCCCTTGACAACATTCGACCCATCACAAGCAGCACCTCCCTCATCTTCCTCCACCCCCAACCATTCTCACCTTCTGGAATGCACAAGACATTTCTTCTCCCCCCCTGGTTATACTCAGCAACCTCAAGATATCTTCATCTACGATTTGAGCAACGTTGGGCGATAATACTACAATATCCATCTCTAGTTGCTGAATACACCTCCTTTCATCCTCCTTTCATACTCTCCTCTAGCACCTTCCCAAGCCACTGCACTGAAGATGGACCAAACAGAACCACATGTTCTGACTTCCTATTTCTTTCGATGACTCGCAGCATTCCACCCCCAGACtttgacaaaataaaacatttggATTCAATCACCACCTCTATAGGATAACCCATACTTAAGTCACCATAATAACTCAAAACCCAGTTATCATCTTAGATGTGAAATATTTTTGGAAGCTATtatgtacggagagaaaaaaggagagagagaaaccacAATAAACACCTCTCCTCCTTGCCCATGTTGGACCCAGAAAGAACCAATGTTCATTCCCCTTCTACCTCCCACCTCTCATTCACGTTATCACTCATTGATGCCTCACTTTTTGAAACAACGGAACAGGTTGTTGCCATTACTAGGTTTTTTTCCAACGCCAAAATAGACATCTATACTATGTTGTGGTCGATCTCCTTCACAGAACTCTTCGGCTACCCTTTCTGTGATATCCCCCTTGTTTCTGACCTCCCAACGACATTGCGACCCTCACATCCACCAAACACTGAGGTGTAATCTCTGTGTCCAGCGTCGGGGACGTCAATCTTGCAACTGCGGTGATGGGAGGCAGCCCAGATTTCACCGGCACATTGATCTGTGACATCCCATAGGGCATCAGCACTTCCAGTAAATCGCCTTGTGTGCTGTCTATCTTTCTTTCTCAATTAGTCTTGGCGCTAGGTTTCGGTCGGGAACTACCCCTGACTTGCTGGAATAGGAGTCAGAAACACCTCTGGCCGCTGTGCCGACGTCATCGTGGGCCTGGAAGTGGACAAAGATCCCATTTTGAACTGTGAAGTCCTTTGGGCGTAAGCCCAGTCCATTTTAGGTGCCATCCCATTTTGGGTGAGCGAGATGGGCTTGTCCGGCccaggcccaagcccaagccaaGTTTGGCTTTACCTGTATCAACCCTAGGGGGATTCAGCCTTGACCTAGGCCCATCTTTCTTTTTAGCACCTTGGCCCAAGCCCAGGCTTAGGCCTAGGCCCAAGCCCAGATTAGAGTTCAAGCCTCTGTCCACTTTACTTATAAAATCTTCTACAACCTTCTTTAGTAGATGAATTTCCCCTTTCACACTTGGGATTTCCTCCTTTAGTCCAAACAGTACCCTCTGCTCCTCACTTTCCATTGTGCAAACATCGGACATGCCTCCACCACCTCTTTCAGGTATAGCACAACGACAATACCTCTCTACAGTTGTACACCTCCCCTCCTACCTATTTCTTTTTGTCCTTTTCTCCTTGTTGTAACGTTGACTCATACCACTTTGTACTATCGCCTTTCTTCCTTCACCACCGCCCATTGCAACCTTTGCGTACGTTCTGGTCTACTTGCTCGTCTTCTTCCACTTCCTATCTCCTTAAGTCACCACAGGGACCTTATTTGCCGGTAGTATGGACAAAGAATGCTTTATCTCCTTAGACATGCTTTTTCAACCCCTACCTTCCATCCCTTCCGGTATCACTATCATGCCTCGACGTCCTCTGTCACCATAATCAGTGGTTTCCATGTAACATCCAAAAGCATTGGCTTGCCGATGCGCAACCAGTGTTGTAGTCCCAATGCGATATGTcttgaaaaaaatcttttcttcCATGTAGTAGTGAGCACTCTTCCATTGTGTTTGCTAACCAACGAGCACTAGTATGGCTGAAAACCATCTCCTTGATGGCCTTCTTGCTTCTCTGGGTGGTATGAAAGTATCTTCCCCCCTCCAAGGATAATTTGAACACCTTTGTTTCTATTATTAAGTGTTTTGAATACCCCATCCTTATCAAGTAACCATTGAGAACTCAGAAAATGgctaatagaatattaattctGACGTAGATCACTGGAATATTACACCCATCTTACATGTGTATGGAGAGAAAAACTTTAGGAGAGAGAAACATCTTCACCATCTTCTTCCATCGAAAGCCTAATATACTCTCTATGTGCAAAGCGATCCCACTCAATCAAAGTCTATAAGAATGTAGTTGACAGCCAAAAGGTGAAACCAGATCTTTGTCTCACTGCTTAATGGCCACCAACACACTGCTGCTATTAGACCAGAAATCATTCATAGAGATTTGGAATAATCTCTATTTCCAGTCTTATGAAGGTTGGCTTGTTTATTATTGGTTTGTGTGTTTTCAAGTCTTACGAAGGTTGGCttgtttttaacatttttgGAATAACTTTTAAGCGATTGAGGTAACTTCTTCATGGTTAAAATTACAGAGGAAACAAAAGACAGTAATAGTTTTCCTTGTTTACTTTCAAAACATGAGGCTTCCATGGTTGAAGCACCTTGAATTccagttattattatatttaataaattcatGTCAAAGTTTTATTATCAATCAATTTAACTTGCATATTAAGTAATGTTCCTTGGTTTACCTGTTATGGTACTTCGGAGGCATAATCCTATAGGTGTTTTTCTCGGACCCGTTTGGTTTCATAGATggtctcaatccatctcaaaaTCCAAACACTAGGGATGACAATTCTTGTTCGTGTTGTGTCAAATCATGGACATTCGACTATACGAATCAATCCGAACCCAATCTGTTTAACTAAACGAGTCAAACATTCAAATCTTAATCCAACCTATTTAAATAATGGGTTGTGTCGGTttacccgttttgacccgtttaataattaatagattGATAGGACACGACTCATTTCAACCCCtttcatgtaaatgggttgaattaacacgcataactcatttgacctgattaatataatttcacataaaaattaaaatatatttgtattagtagccacaatatttaaaataaaataagactaCTTACTAACaaaaagtattaatatttttcaaattttaacttagaataaaaccaatattacaaactctacaataacaaaaatgtgcatTGGTCCAAAATTACCAtcccaataataaaaacataagcatattgaaaaatatcaatattacaatccaacaataataaaattgtaattttgaaataaaatttaaaagggtTATTGCGGTTTGATTTTGGGTTAAGCGGGTTGACCCGCTTATTAATCGTGTCTGAACGGGTTAATCTATTTTGACCTGAATCCATTAATACCGAATCTAAATCTACTAATTTTGTGTCTTGTTCGTGTTGGGTTCACGGGTTGTATCATATATTGTCACCCATACCAAACACCAtttaaacacaaacatttttcaattttcaattttcaattttttcatctaattatacataatcattataactttcccaaacttaaaaaaaaaaaaaaaaaaaaaaaaaaaaattcaactttttcaaaatctcaaaacaaaaataatattttaattttataatatttttattcaactttttttctttcatttctcaaaactctataaaacatctgaactcaaaccattttactactatccacaaactatctcactactatttacagatttctcatctcatctcatctcatctcatctatataatCAAACGAAGCCTTCCTCTTTGATTGCCATTtaggtcctctctctctcacacacacatttTTGCTTTCCTAAAGAGTAGAGTGGTGAGCTAcaccacaaatacaaacacttttcaattttaaatttttaactttttgatctaatcattacttaatcattacaactttcccaaacttctaaataaaacacaaaaaataactcaactttttcaaatcccaaaataaaaattatattataacaattttttaattttataatattttaactcaaaccattttactactattcataaaccatttcactattattcacagatcatcgcatctcatctcactattcaaacgaggccttaatctTCATTCTTGCTTGCCGATAGACCACTTTTGGTCACAGCCTTGGAATTAGACCGTCGATTCCTATTTTCTTTGCTGAAGCTTGAACCCTTTCCTTTCCACTCCCTAGGCCTTTCAAAATGATCCGAAAGGATAATAATTCAGCCCAGGGACAATTTTGCAGTTCTGTGTCTTCTACGTTTTTTACTGGTCAGTTCCACAAATAAGCGTGCGGACAGTCTGGCTTGTCATTATTactaaatattatgttttaaaatatgtagtctttgttttaacttataaaaaaaatatggtgctTGATTTCATTGTCTAACTGCAAAGTTCACCTGTTTCAACTTGAGACTGTAACAAGGGCATGCATTTTTCCATTTCTAATGCAATTGAGTCCGTGCTGCTGTGATACTTGTGTCATGGTTTTTGGAAAATGTACAATGATCTGGGAGCTTCTTCTTTACCATGCCAgctgggaaaaggaaaaataaaaaataaatcagagaCCCTTTCTTAATCACTTTCTATGGTGTTAGTGTATACTATTTCTACTCAGTTTCACATGGGTTCTGACATTTAAACTCTGAAGTTTAATCTATATCCTGTATTTGTGAACTTTGACTCTGTCATTGACTTTGAAGAATTATAGTTTATTTTGTTGGTCTAAAATCTATATTATGCTAGATGTACAATGTACTCGGCATTTGGGTGAACAATATATGCTGAGGAATTAcctaaataatagtattttttgtttgtgaatcatcatcattattgtCACTAATATATTAGCTTTTTACAGTTATTGTACTTCGATCAGGAAGAGAATGGTGGATTAAGCCTAGCGCTGCAGGTATCAAGCATTTCTTATTCTCTCATTTCATTTGGGTTAAGGATCATTGAGCAGTTTTGTCCAATGTTAACTGATAACTGCTGGTATTCCTGGTCACATTTACTTATGAAAAGAGCATCATTGAGCAGTTATAAATCTCTGTTTTAGTTTTTCCTAATGAGCTTTGAAGCATAGTAGAGTGATTGACAGATGACAATAATTGAAGTGTTAAGGTTTTCAAATGTGATTTCAATCTTTTGATTTTGCAAGATCATGTGCTTGTGTCCCTTTGTGTGTCTGGGCATAAGTTCTATCCAATTTATTGTTTACATCTCTTACATTCGCAGATCTTATTGCCTTCCTTGAATGATCTAACCCTAttgaaaaaactaaattttgTAGTTGCTTTTCTCTTGAAATAGCTAGGTTTATCTAGCACAGAATGTCAGCACCTTAATAAAACGTTCTGTGTGCGCATGCATGCGTGTGTGTGTatctgtgagagagagagagagtgggggtgATGAAGAACAGGGTTACATTGCTTGTATTTAGCAGCTGCACTGCTGTATATACCCACACAAACATCATAGGGTAACAACTATGATCATTGATATCTTTTGCATCACAAATGAACCCTCGTAATGTATCATATATGTTTTAAGGACCTTTTTTTTATGACGGAGGAACCACCCCACGGTAGAgtccttaggactcacccatggaacctaaactgCCGGGGAGACAAGCACAGCAACCCATtaccatggcctcccacttaaatcatAGTTTAATCCCAGGGGGAATtgaacctgtgacatggggctcattcacacaagttcgcccttaccacttgggctacccacgggtgGGTTATATGTTTTAGGACCTTAAGGCACAAATTAGCCCTTTCTCATGCTGTTGCCATTTGCTGCTTTGCATGGTATATAACAGTCTGTTTCTTATGCTCAAGTTATATACAATTATTCCTGTAGGAGGAAAGTGTCAAGACGGGAAAGATCACATCTGCTGGAATGTATTTTCTTGGCTTTCCTGTTTATCGATTGGATCAGACGACAACTTCAGTGAGCTGATGAATATACTCTTCAACTTCTATCGTGTCCATAATTTTTTGTCTGATTTTTGGTTTCTCTTTGCACCAGATGGCTGCTGCAAAAGATCCTGATGCTGCCTTCTTCAAAAAGCTGGATGGATTTCAGCCATGCGAAATAACTGAACTGAAGGCTGGCACCCATTTCTTTGCTGTTTATGGTCAGTTAGTTGAGGTGTTTCCCGTTAAGCTTATTATATTTCTTGACTGCATGCATTGAACCTGACAACCACCTTACTCTTCTGGTCTATTTATTCCAGGTgacaacttttttaaaagtgCAAGTTACACAATAGAGGCTCTTTGTGCTGCACCTTACAGAGAAGAGAAGGAGTATCTTAGAGCTGTCGAAGCTCAAATTCTAACAAAAAGAGTGGAAATATCAAAGTTTGAAACTGAATACCGAGAGGTCTAgacttggaaataatcattGTGTATGCtttgtacacacacacacacacacacaaatatttctttttgttaattttcacTGTGTTAACAGGTTCTGGCACAATTTACTGAGATGACTAGTAGATATGCACAAGAAATGCAAGCAGTGAGTTTGTCATGCCTATACtcttaccataaaaaaaaaaaaaaaaaaaaaaaaaaagaaaagaaaaaaaaaagaagcctaAGCTCCGTTTCAGAAGTGAGGTTTCAGTACGTTGATTTTGCTTGCTCTTGCTGTGTGCTTCTTTTACAGATTGATGAGCTTCTCAAGCAAAGGAATGAAATACATGCATCGTACACAACTGCTGCTCCAATGAAGCGGAGTACCAGTAAGAGCAAGAACAAAGGTTCCTTCAAGGAAGccaaagaagatgaagaggtgagagagaagagatcTACAACAAGGGATCGgcctaagaaaaagaaatggtatAATATTCACATGAAGGTTGACAAGAGAAAGCCTTGCTGAAGAGGGTGAGATTTGTAACATACCATTTCTTTGTGGACATGTTGCGTTCCCATTTTGATATTGGTTTACCATATTGATTAAATTATTAGGAATGCTCCAGTGAAACTAAATCAGGCAGCCTGCACTCATATATCCGTTGCAATGGTTTGGCATCTCCACACGCAAAGTACGAGGCTAATAAGCAATTGCAGCAACCTAGTATATTGATCTTGATGATTCCGCTGAAATGGCTCATTCTAGCATTTCAAGGGTGACAATATCGCTCGTTGTAATGTAGGGttctttccttccttcttcCTTTCCATTACCTTGGCCATTCTCTTGCTATTTTCTCTCAGTATCGCTATGGCTGGCCATAATACCTGTAAATTGCCTAATTTATTCATGTACTTTTCATTTCCGCAACTTGTTGAAAGGGatgtattttttgggttaaagAA encodes:
- the LOC121254806 gene encoding chaperone protein dnaJ 16-like gives rise to the protein MPTNRSKSEKHDAAKLLRRDPYEVLSVSRNSTDQEIKSAYRRMALKYHPDKNANDPEAADMFKEVTFSYNILSDPDKRRQYDTAGFEAVDSGSQDLELDLSSLGAVNTMFAALFSKLGVPIKTTVSATVLEEALNGVITLRPLPLGQPISKKVEKQSAHFYSVTITEEEARAGFVCRVQSSDKSKFKLLYFDQEENGGLSLALQEESVKTGKITSAGMYFLGFPVYRLDQTTTSMAAAKDPDAAFFKKLDGFQPCEITELKAGTHFFAVYGDNFFKSASYTIEALCAAPYREEKEYLRAVEAQILTKRVEISKFETEYREVLAQFTEMTSRYAQEMQAIDELLKQRNEIHASYTTAAPMKRSTSKSKNKGSFKEAKEDEEVREKRSTTRDRPKKKKWYNIHMKVDKRKPC